In a genomic window of Aricia agestis chromosome 2, ilAriAges1.1, whole genome shotgun sequence:
- the LOC121739950 gene encoding synaptic vesicle glycoprotein 2B-like isoform X4, translating into MVNKSIKTIFESVDDVQSKEVDLDEALSIAGLGWYNLKYCAVLTLFLISIVLEPVGYSYVLPAAKCDLQMSDSHRGFLGSMPYIGVILTSFPWGYLVDIRGRKKMIILSSMAAGILGVASAFMPNLLSFTILKFLTSLFIACPASVPYTFIGEILPAKYRDVILSVSNALQITGSALVPLFAWAILPLDFRLDFGTYYFRSWRMLSVLYSCSFLISALLMLCGPESPKYLLQQGRHEESLQALRKIYAGNKNKPASEYPVKRLTMPESKKEKVSFVKSLKSQSVPLLKPPYLKYMALNGILLIGTFATLNGLYIWLPDVLNRVLTGSGETMTVCQVIRQRLNETHIDEVCVDQIDRMTYIINASANMTCAVVAVLLSSAVRFLGKKVLLIGMFSAIGVFVILINFVTQQVLFAILLSSIQLTAVVLGPINAFAVDIFPTNLRGMAIGLTMMIGRMGSVFGANIAGLLLNSACEITFYGFGGSLLLCALLSCLQPKTKKKDESPADSTKL; encoded by the exons GTCTCGGCTGGTACAATTTAAAGTACTGCGCGGTGTTGACTCTTTTCCTGATCTCGATCGTGTTGGAGCCAGTTGGATACTCCTATGTGCTACCAGCTGCAAAATGTGATCTACAGATGTCTGATTCCCACAGAGGCTTCCTAGGATCGATGCCTTATATAG GTGTAATATTAACTTCGTTCCCGTGGGGATACCTAGTGGACATACGAGGAAGAAagaaaatgataattttaagcTCCATGGCTGCGGGAATTTTAGGCGTGGCATCTGCTTTTATGCCGAACCTGTTGAGTTTCACAATATTGAAATTTTTGACGTCTCTTTT CATCGCATGCCCTGCGTCAGTGCCGTACACATTCATAGGTGAAATATTACCAGCTAAATACAGAGACGTCATACTCTCAGTGTCCAACGCCTTACAGATAACTGGATCAGCTTTAGTTCCAT TATTCGCATGGGCCATACTTCCGTTGGACTTCCGGTTAGACTTCGGAACATATTACTTTCGATCCTGGAGGATGCTGTCAGTTTTGTACTCCTGTTCCTTCTTAATATCGGCGTTGCTAATGCTGTGCGGACCTGAGAGTCCAAAATACCTCCTACAACAAGGGAGGCACGAGGAATCATTGCAAGCACTAAGGAAGATTTACGCAGGCAATAAAAATAAGCCTGCCAGTGAATATCCA gtAAAACGCTTGACAATGCCTGAAAGTAAAAAAGAGAAAGTATCATTCGTCAAGTCTCTTAAGTCACAATCGGTTCCGCTTCTGAAGCCGCCTTATCTAAAATACATGGCTCTGAATGGAATTTTGTTAATTGGAACTTTTGCCAC acTCAACGGCTTATACATTTGGTTGCCCGATGTCCTGAACAGAGTGCTGACAGGAAGCGGAGAAACCATGACTGTTTGTCAAGTTATACGACAAAGATTAAATGAG ACCCACATAGACGAAGTGTGCGTGGATCAAATCGACAGAATGACGTACATCatcaacgcgtcggccaacatGACCTGCGCCGTCGTCGCCGTGCTCCTCAGCAGCGCCGTCAGATTCCTAGGCAAAAAAGTCCTGTTGATAGGCATGTTCTCGGCGATAGGCGTATTCGTGATCCTCATAAACTTCGTGACGCAGCAGGTGCTGTTCGCCATTCTGTTGTCGTCGATACAGCTGACGGCCGTTGTACTTGGGCCTATTAACGCGTTTGCCGTGGATATATTTCCGACGAATTTGAG aggAATGGCGATTGGGCTGACTATGATGATTGGACGCATGGGCTCAGTTTTCGGTGCCAATATAGCTGGTCTGCTCTTGAACTCTGCCTGTGAAATAACGTTTTATGGATTTGGGGGATCTCTACTGT TGTGCGCTCTTTTATCGTGTTTACAACCCAAGACAAAGAAGAAAGACGAATCGCCTGCTGACTCTACCAAGCTATAG
- the LOC121739954 gene encoding WW domain-containing oxidoreductase-like, giving the protein MHNIDSDSEDELPSGWAEKSTEDGNVYFVNTCNNKIQWTHPQTGRKKVIPKDLPFGWSKSVDENGKTLYVHNETGNKTYIDPRLAFSKEEKKHANDFRQRFDGSTTAYQVLHGVDLSGKYALITGSNAGIGFETAKSLARHGCNVLFANRNLEATQQAIEQIIIETNASEESLKSIHLDLSSLQSVKKCALAVRTVFSDHLDMLILNAGVFGLPYEETVDNLDRTFQVNHLSHMYLALLLEPLLKRGSRVIFVSSESHRMASLKNVFVKQNLMYSKEQYSSMMSYNNSKLYNVITAKILSDKWRHKGIAVNSLHPGNMVYSNLMKNWWLYHLAFLLVRPFTKSLQQAAATTVYVATASELEDVTGLYFNNCFYCEESALARDTDIAQEVFAISLRMIKERMGDEGIGQYLNIYSTPELT; this is encoded by the exons ATGCATAACATAGATTCTGACAGTGAAGACGAGCTTCCCTCAGGATGGGCAGAGAAATCTACCGAAGATGGGAACGTATATTTTGTTAA TAcatgtaataataaaattcaatggACTCATCCTCAAACAGGACGTAAAAAAGTTATACCCAAAGATTTGCCGTTTGGCTGGTCAAAATCTGTGGATGAAAACGGAAAAACTCTTTATGTACACAATGAAACCGGGAATAAAACATACATAGACCCAAGATTAGCGTTTTCAAAAGAAGAAAagaaacatgcaaatgattttcgCCAAAGATTTGATGGATCCACTACAGCTTATCAG GTTTTACATGGAGTAGATTTGTCAGGGAAATATGCATTGATAACTGGCAGCAATGCGGGAATTGGTTTTGAAACTGCAAAGTCTCTAGCCAGACATGGCTGTAATGTATTATTTGCTAATCGCAACTTAGAAGCAACTCAACAAGCAATAGAACAAATTATTATAGAGACAAATGCTTCAGAAGAGAGCTTAAAATCAATTCATTTAGACCTATCATCCCTGCAAAGTGTAAAAAAGTGTGCCCTAGCTGTTAGAACGGTTTTTTCTGA TCACTTGGATATGTTGATATTAAATGCTGGTGTGTTTGGACTACCTTATGAAGAGACAGTGGATAATCTAGACAGAACTTTTCAGGTCAATCATCTGTCACACATGTACCTTGCCTTACTTCTGGAACCGTTATTAAAAAGGGGTTCACGAGTAATATTTGTGTCATCTGAATCCCACAG GATGGCTAGCCTGAAAAATGTATTTGTAAAGCAGAACCTAATGTACTCGAAAGAACAGTACAGTTCCATGATGTCATACAATAATTCTAAGTTATATAATGTTATAACTGCAAAG ATTCTAAGTGACAAATGGCGGCACAAGGGTATTGCAGTTAACTCCTTACATCCAGGGAACATGGTCTATAGTAATCTTATGAAAAACTGGTGGCTATACCACCTTGCCTTCCTTTTAGTACGTCCATTTACAAAATCACTG CAACAAGCAGCAGCAACAACAGTTTATGTAGCAACCGCCTCAGAGCTAGAGGATGTGACGGGCTTGTACTTCAATAACTGCTTTTATTGTGAAGAATCAGCCCTAGCACGGGATACAGACATAGCACAGGAAGTTTTTGCTATATCACTTCGTATGATCAAGGAGAGAATGGGTGATGAAGGCATAGGCcaatatttgaatatttattcTACACCAGAGCTAAcataa